Proteins encoded in a region of the Paenibacillus sp. W2I17 genome:
- a CDS encoding M23 family metallopeptidase: MSVNPFEGYRITSSFGYRIHPIHGGQTFHRGIDLVTEPWNGPVYAFMEGRVRFASEGVTGSGFGGYGLTVALQDHRGYLHCYAHLSRIAVTVGQRVKRGQLIGNQGSTGQSTGPHVHYEIRKTSAPSYGYTASEDGVMEPGAYLQAEYGTASQEQEAPPMTTEQKKMFEAMQKTLEIQGGWIQQQEQLSNMDCPAWAQQAFDYYRPFIMNDKGSYEFWRLLVIMYRKEKGIQVHSESDI, translated from the coding sequence ATGAGCGTGAACCCTTTCGAGGGATATCGGATTACAAGTTCATTCGGCTATCGAATTCATCCTATTCATGGTGGACAGACATTTCACCGCGGAATTGATCTCGTGACAGAGCCTTGGAATGGCCCGGTCTATGCCTTTATGGAAGGCAGGGTACGTTTTGCTTCCGAAGGAGTTACAGGCTCCGGATTCGGCGGTTACGGGCTTACAGTTGCCCTTCAAGATCATCGTGGCTACTTGCATTGTTATGCTCACCTTTCGCGGATTGCCGTAACCGTTGGGCAGCGTGTGAAGCGAGGCCAGCTTATCGGGAATCAGGGAAGCACGGGTCAGAGTACTGGCCCGCATGTACATTATGAGATTCGTAAAACAAGTGCGCCATCGTACGGGTACACAGCCAGCGAAGATGGTGTGATGGAACCGGGTGCGTATCTACAGGCCGAATACGGAACTGCATCTCAGGAACAGGAGGCTCCGCCGATGACCACTGAGCAGAAGAAAATGTTTGAAGCCATGCAGAAAACGCTGGAGATTCAAGGGGGATGGATTCAGCAACAGGAGCAACTTTCCAATATGGATTGTCCCGCATGGGCGCAGCAAGCATTTGATTATTATCGACCGTTTATTATGAATGACAAAGGCAGTTATGAATTTTGGAGATTACTTGTTATCATGTACCGCAAGGAAAAAGGCATCCAGGTTCATTCGGAGTCCGACATATAG
- a CDS encoding HD-GYP domain-containing protein has product MRVHVTDLKPGDLLKNDVYNSSGLHMLMKGSTLSEDDLSKLLQHGIEYADVEHTTSDLHSDAQTLPSDQTRLLTNLFNDTIKGTESLFQQAMEKGFIDETQVDEILFTLTEQLEKQKDVVSLLLMLDGDSDYTYNHSLQVGMLAFYIAGWMGYNPEECLTVAKAGYLHDIGKSKIPSEILHKPGKLTTEEFDEMKKHTFFGYDIIKESTQDEILAMVALQHHEREDGSGYPHGLRGDEIHPFARITAVADVYSAMTTNRVYQTKQELISVLCELYSLSFGQLNAEATQELIKHMLPNFIGKRVLLTTGQTGLIVMNNPADYFRPLVQTSTAFIDLAKERDIAIVEIYVQ; this is encoded by the coding sequence GTGAGAGTGCATGTTACTGATCTTAAACCGGGTGACCTGTTAAAAAATGATGTATACAACAGTTCGGGTCTCCACATGCTGATGAAAGGTTCCACCCTCAGTGAAGATGACCTATCCAAACTGTTGCAACATGGAATCGAGTACGCAGATGTAGAACACACAACATCCGACCTACACTCTGATGCACAAACCTTACCTTCCGATCAAACCCGTCTGTTAACTAACTTGTTTAACGATACGATCAAAGGTACTGAATCTCTATTTCAACAAGCGATGGAGAAGGGTTTTATTGATGAGACACAGGTCGATGAGATTTTGTTTACCCTAACAGAACAGTTGGAAAAACAAAAAGATGTTGTCTCCTTGTTGCTTATGCTGGACGGGGATAGCGATTATACGTACAACCATTCATTGCAAGTCGGAATGCTCGCTTTTTATATCGCCGGCTGGATGGGTTACAACCCCGAGGAATGTCTAACGGTAGCCAAAGCAGGATATCTTCATGATATCGGTAAGTCCAAGATTCCTTCTGAGATTTTACATAAACCTGGTAAATTGACCACGGAAGAATTTGACGAAATGAAGAAACACACATTCTTTGGGTACGATATCATTAAAGAATCCACGCAGGATGAAATTCTGGCAATGGTTGCACTTCAGCATCATGAGCGCGAGGATGGAAGTGGTTATCCTCATGGGCTGCGAGGAGACGAGATCCACCCATTTGCCCGTATAACTGCTGTAGCAGACGTTTACAGCGCCATGACGACCAATCGGGTGTACCAGACCAAACAGGAACTGATCTCTGTTCTATGTGAACTGTACAGCCTCAGCTTTGGTCAGTTAAATGCTGAAGCAACACAGGAACTGATAAAGCACATGCTGCCTAATTTTATCGGTAAAAGGGTTCTGCTCACCACGGGTCAGACGGGACTCATTGTCATGAACAATCCTGCGGATTATTTCCGACCACTCGTTCAGACCTCTACGGCCTTTATCGATTTAGCGAAAGAAAGAGATATTGCTATCGTTGAGATTTATGTACAGTAA
- a CDS encoding molybdenum cofactor biosynthesis protein MoaE, which yields MKLTIQLFAGIAERLNTSLLEFEYIGDIPTAADLKEKLSLAYPEAASQIKTSFLAVNQQYAPADTILSSEDELALIPPVSGGDGTDISDEKLRSTVPEHRTEDGLFLITESTLSVEATTALVITPNHGAALTFVGTTREMTGEQRTVHLEYEAYVPMALSQMAAIGVEISDRWPGVLCAISHRIGKVDVAEISVVIAVSSPHRNDCYDASRYAIERLKQTVPIWKKEIWEDGSEWKGHQLGPWNPIEN from the coding sequence ATGAAATTGACAATTCAACTATTTGCAGGCATTGCAGAACGTTTAAATACATCCCTTCTGGAGTTTGAGTACATTGGAGACATTCCAACCGCTGCCGATTTAAAAGAAAAACTGAGTCTGGCCTACCCAGAGGCAGCTTCTCAGATAAAGACATCCTTTTTGGCAGTTAACCAGCAGTACGCTCCTGCCGATACTATACTTAGCTCAGAAGATGAACTTGCGTTGATCCCTCCCGTCTCTGGCGGCGATGGTACGGATATATCCGATGAAAAGCTTCGCTCTACCGTTCCAGAGCATCGGACTGAAGATGGCTTATTTCTGATTACAGAGTCCACCTTGTCCGTGGAAGCAACAACGGCACTAGTGATTACCCCGAATCACGGGGCAGCTCTTACTTTTGTAGGTACGACTCGTGAAATGACCGGTGAACAGCGCACGGTTCATCTTGAATACGAGGCCTATGTGCCGATGGCTCTTTCTCAGATGGCAGCCATTGGTGTGGAAATCTCCGATCGCTGGCCTGGTGTGTTATGTGCAATCAGTCACCGAATCGGCAAAGTCGATGTGGCAGAGATTAGTGTAGTCATTGCCGTTTCCTCGCCTCATCGCAACGACTGTTATGATGCAAGCCGTTACGCCATAGAGAGACTCAAACAGACCGTTCCGATCTGGAAAAAGGAAATTTGGGAAGATGGATCTGAATGGAAGGGACATCAATTAGGACCATGGAACCCCATAGAGAACTAA